TAGTCAAACATATCTAGGATATGTCTTGCAACTATTGGTCGGCTTAATCTTCGTCTCAAAGCATCCCTGGTTCCTTTCATATCAATGTTGTTACGTTGATTCAAAGAACACAAGAATTCTAATGCATCCTCTTTTGACTGACCAATTCCGGACATGCCAAGTAGTCCAACTAGATATGCCGCTTCCATATGGCCTGCCGTGGCTGCAATGCGCATCCCATACAACGCTTCCACGTTACCCTGCATGAAAAACACTTCGAATGCTTCTCTAAATATCGACTCAGGGTTATCGCAAGCCCTGCATTGTTGCAAGAAATGCTGGACCGCAGGATTGGCATGGTACCAGCTAGGATGGTCTGGGTACTTTGCCATTGAAATGGTGTTCCACACTTGTGGAGTGTTTGCCAAAGTATGGAACAATGGGCACACAGATGCCATACGGAAGAGATCTTCCGATGATTGGGGTGCCACGTATAACATCACTTTAAACCAAGCTAACTCCGGGATGAAGGCTTGGGGCATATCCAAATGGAGatgcttccttctctttcctccgaGTGTAGTGAAATGTTTCAAATTCATTGAAATGTTTTTGGAATGGAACGATTTGAGGAGTGGAAGAGGGGAGAAATGAGAATATatggggttttggttttgttttagcCTCTGTTTATAGTGTTTTGAAAAGGTGTTTCCAGTTGGGGTTTTTCCAAGTTGACCGTTTTTAAAGAAACTGAACCCAAGTGAATTAAAACTGAAgacaaaagaagggaaaacgtCATAACGGTGCATAGAGAGTCAGACAgtcaaaaagttaattaaatggCTATTTGCATAGGCATTTTTGGGATTTTCCCGCTATCAAATTCATTGATACAAATATGATGGATTGCTGACTAGTGACAGAAGGTCCATCatatactttttcattttcccacACCCAACTACCCCTAGTAATGTTATTAAAATGAAACCAATAATGATGGATTCTTATCCAACTAGTTGccttaatgaaatataaataaaataataaatttgaagcAGTGTCCCctcatttttcagaaattatatttggtggttaAGTAGGTTATATTGCTTTTCGGGCTAAAAGATGTCACAATACTGACGGTACAAGTGTCGAGATCGTGaccaacccaccaaatgaTCCGACAAGAAGGATATAATTCGATTTGggcagagatgagagagagttGAGTGAGAAGTTTAGGGTTATGAGGGAAGGGGTATGAATGACAACTATGAGTGAGAAGGTATGAGTCCGAAGAGGTTTCAGTGAGTAGATCTGAGTGAGAAGAGGTACAACTGAGAAGATTCAACATGTCTTCGTCTTCATCTCCCGCTCAAACAAAGAGGTGTCAGTATTGTGGAGCTACAATGGTGCTTCGGGTTTCAAAATCAGACAAAAATCGAGGGAAGCCATTTTGAAAGTGTCAAACCTNNNNNNNNNNNNNNNNNNNNNNNNNNNNNNNNNNNNNNNNNNNNNNNNNNNNNNNNNNNNNNNNNNNNNNNNNNNNNNNNNNNNNNNNNNNNNNNNNNNNNNNNNNNNNNNNNNNNNNNNNNNNNNNNNNNNNNNNNNNNNNNNNNNNNNNNNNNNNNNNNNNNNNNNNNNNNNNNNNNNNNNNNNNNNNNNNNNNNNNNNNNNNNNNNNNNNNNNNNNNNNNNNNNNNNNNNNNNNNNNNNNNNNNNNNNNNNNNNNNNNNNNNNNNNNNNNNNNNNNNNNNNNNNNNNNNNNNNNNNNNNNNNNNNNNNNNNNNNNNNNNNNNNNNNNNNNNNNNNNNNNNNNNNNNNNNNNNNNNNNNNNNNNNNNNNNNNNNNNNNNNNNNNNNNNNNNNNNNNNNNNNNNNNNNNNNNNNNNNNNNNNNNNNNNNNNNNNNNNNNNNNNNNNNNNNNNNNNNNNNNNNNNNNNNNNNNNNNNNNNNNNNNNNNNNNNNNNNNNNNNNNNNNNNNNNNNNNNNNNNNNNNNNNNNNNNNNNNNNNNNNNNNNNNNNNNNNNNNNNNNNNNNNNNNNNNNNNNNNNNNNNNNNNNNNNNNNNNNNNNNNNNNNNNNNNNNNNNNNNNNNNNNNNNNNNNNNNNNNNNNNNNNNNNNNNNNNNNNNNNNNNNNNNNNNNNNNNNNNNNNNNNNNNNNNNNNNNNNNNNNNNNNNNNNNNNNNNNNNNNNNNNNNNNNNNNNNNNNNNNNNNNNNNNNNNNNNNNNNNNNNNNNNNNNNNNNNNNNNNNNNNNNNNNNNNNNNNNNNNNNNNNNNNNNNNNNNNNNNNNNNNNNNNNNNNNNNNNNNNNNNNNNNNNNNNNNNNNNNNNNNNNNNNNNNNNNNNNNNNNNNNNNNNNNNNNNNNNNNNNNNNNNNNNNNNNNNNNNNNNNNNNNNNNNNNNNNNNNNNNNNNNNNNNNNNNNNNNNNNNNNNNNNNNNNNNNNNNNNNNNNNNNNNNNNNNNNNNNNNNNNNNNNNNNNNNNNNNNNNNNNNNNNNNNNNNNNNNNNNNNNNNNNNNNNNNNNNNNNNNNNNNNNNNNNNNNNNNNNNNNNNNNNNNNNNNNNNNNNNNNNNNNNNNNNNNNNNNNNNNNNNNNNNNNNNNNNNNNNNNNNNNNNNNNNNNNNNNNNNNNNNNNNNNNNNNNNNNNNNNNNNNNNNNNNNNNNNNNNNNNNNNNNNNNNNNNNNNNNNNNNNNNNNNNNNNNAGGAGCAGAGGTAGAATTCGAAAAGGACCCGTAGGTCTCTATTGTGTATTTACATGAGTTTGAAATTGGACATTCCCAAAACCTATTTAATCATCATGTACCTAAACCAAGTTCAACCAATATCATGGCATGTAAGCATCTCCCGTGTTATCTCTGCAGCCAATTTCAACCGAAAAAAGGGCATGTTCTGCGAGGTGCAAGTAGCTAACGGAAGCTCAGCGCTCAAAAGCTCAATGTACTTCAACACGAACATGCCACAATCGCCTctgaagcaaaacaagaacTCGATCAATTCAACTAATGACATTCTAACGTAATTGACAATTTAAAGTAATAAAATGGAGTCAAAAAGTTGTGCTTACTGATTAGACTGTTGTGGAACATCCACACGCTCTATTGGCCACGGACACCACCAATCTCGGCTGCAATTGTTTGCGTAAACACCTTCTTCATAAAAGTCGATGGTGTTGAGAAGATTTGGAAGCGTAATTGAAAGCGGGGCGAGTTCTTCCTTTACGATGTCATCTGGAATAAGTGAAACCTTTGAATCGTACACTTTGATTTCACACAAAACCAGATCAATCATTACAGCCACCCAATACTTCTACTTCGTCAACATAAATGGGGCATACACCTTATACACGTTCTGCCAATCCATCCCACACGGCGGAACCTTCCCATTTACAACGTTTAGTAAActgtttctgattttccacCCAACCtgctgtttttttcttttattatccGCAAAGCAAGTACGAATGTGATTCTGTGAAATAGAAAACAATCAATGGTTAAACACCTCCACAAAGCAAGTATGGataatttgtaattattaACAGCACTTGGTCAAGGCCCATGACAtaccataaaaaatacatcGGTCGTTGTCCAGTCCGATATTTCTACTTCCTCCAACTCTTATTGTCGCTTCCGGATGAGATACAACCCCAAATCAATGTGCtgcaacatgtttttcttgtcaatctcataatctatgtacattaaaacaaatgcataatcaattaaacTTACATCTCCTTTAagccaaccatcagctttGACGAGGGAAGCGAAGAATTCAATCTCAGCTTCCACGTTGCCAAATTGCATCACCAAactatgaatataaaaaagttttagaacacaacaattaaaaaatatatacactcATGCCTTCTATCTCAAAAAACAAGGGACTTACTTTGGGTTATGGCGCCATTCCCAACAAAGTTTCAGCAATTTCACCATATCATCATGCGGAATCGCCTTCATTGGGTCTAACATCTGAAGTCGGGTTGTCTCTGGCAGAGTTTTTTGAACCAATTCACTACCTTCAATGATCTTCCACATAGGAatgatcctcttccttttccgtAATTGGACCCCTTGTTCCACAGCTTTACCTTTATCATTCAACCAAACGTTCAACTGAGATAGCACAGCTGTAGGTTGATCCAAATCAATGTCCCCGAGAGTAAACTCAACCTTTGTCCCCTCCGTGCTCTCGCCAATGTCATCGCCCTGCAACATaacttcattatcttctttctcacattggtttctttgcacttccttttcctcacttctttgtcttttcacttccttgccctcccttctttttctttgcggATCCTCTCCCtcactgatttttttttgcagttcCTCTCCCTtactgctttttcttttcacttcctctcCTTCACTGGTCTTTCTTTGCGCTTCCTCTCCCTTgctgctttttattttcacttgctctccttcacttcttttcctttgagcttcctctacctcacttggttttccttgcacttctcccccttcaatcccctcctcttccttttcctctccctcatttctattacttggcccttcacccccttcaatcccttcatcttccttttcctctccctcatttttgttacttggcccttcatcCCATTGAATGTCATCCATTTCCTCACTTCCCTTAAATAGATGTGAGATGACACAACGATTCGTCCTCTCTTTCAGTAAAGCTAGGTCCCTCCTTACTTCCTGCTCAAACTGAGGACCTAAACAGTGGTCCAAAAGTTTTTCCATCCGTATGACCTTTAACTCAAGGACGTCTTTTTCCCGCTTTACTTGAAACAACTCGGACCTCAACAAGCTTACCACCTTGTTCAACTCATCAAGATCAGCacatgaagaaggaattgactCTGCCGAGACAACAGCAGGGCGATCTTGTGGCCAACTCAAATATGGTTGTCTCACTTCCTCTTCACTTGGACATAGCGCCCGCAACTGAACTGACTGTTTCAGAATACAGACAAGAGTCATATTCAATCATTCTActtcataatttcattgaaTCTTATAAATAGTTCCAAGGGCTGCAAACCAAACCTCTTtgctctggaaaaaataattgttcaactttctcatctctgGAACAGACGTAGTAGTTCTCCATCGCAAAATACACGAGACAGCGGTCGGATCAACAACCTTGCAGTAATTCAGGTCCGCCATTCtaggaattaattcatatacccaaatctacacaattcacaggacaaaagtcattatttaagttttaaagaaaaaaaaaacataactgacatgaacattattaccatgtacctggaaagcatacgtgaaacctttaaaactccagccacctctttgcgcttcaccatgcttatccttcttgcccttctcatttctccggcttgttcccgttaccttacttttccccttccttcttccctcttcattttcaaagcttttcacatactttgttggtgcagaaaatagactgtcttgggttttgtcaaaggaCACCGAACCTCACGGATACCTGTTGAACGCATCCAAGTCCTCTACAAGGGTCAGgtaatttagattgatgttcaaatgtttgtcccttcccaaaaccactaactcagcaaagtaaacaagagctagcttgtagatgtcatctccctctgtgcacctcagaaatgcttcttctaaagcattgcatgtaattccttcatctataaaatatcttttctgAAGTCTAATTTCATCACTCTCTCCACTGGAAACTTCAGGCACTTCCCCAAAACGAAGCCCtgtgatcaaacagaaatcctgatgagtgaactgagcaacgtcacaccctattaagaaactcagtccatccaagtctttcacaccctgccccgctactctacgcaacacaaccccatgcacaatctgcccactaaactgaatcttatctatattcagaagatggccaaagcatgatgtcttgaattgttctaattgttccGCACTCAACTTTGCTCGAATTgcagctagagatgaatttgcatgtgagcagttgttcacccgtgacgaatatgcctctgactctggccataccagctccacgttggatcccatttcctgaaatacaatatgaaataacgtgaacacatatactaccacgtatttgcacaatcacaTTGGTATTTACACAActacactactacaaaaaagcaaaaagacgacggtaaatcaccatCGTGTATTCAgattttcaatggtcgtggaatccaccgtcatcttttccctcataaaccacgacgctaaatcaccgtcgttgttaaaatatacaacgtcatcaacaaatacaaaacgacgtctttgtactgcaaaaagatctaaaaaagcagtcgatgATGAGAAttgacgaccaactctctaaaaaaaccgtcgttaaaaggaaaaatatgacacatattaacagaacaaggccgcaagatagacatacaacgacgacaactaaaaaaagccgccgttaaatatcattttcacgacaacaaaaaatatgacgtctttaaatacattagaagacgacgttatttattcctactacgtcgcctatataaaaacagccgtcgtaaaataaattttccacttagatttttctataaaagatgacgtggaaatagttgtcagtgtcattatttacgacgtatgtatttatNNNNNNNNNNNNNNNNNNNNNNNNNNNNNNNNNNNNNNNNNNNNNNNNNNNNNNNNNNNNNNNNNNNNNNNNNNNNNNNNNNNNNNNNNNNNNNNNNNNNNNNNNNNNNNNNNNNNNNNNNNNNNNNNNNNNNNNNNNNNNNNNNNNNNNNNNNNNNNNNNNNNNNNNNNNNNNNNNNNNNNNNNNNNNNNNNNNNNNNNNNNNNNNNNNNNNNNNNNNNNNNNNNNNNNNNNNNNNNNNNNNNNNNNNNNNNNNNNNNNNNNNNNNNNNNNNNNNNNNNNNNNNNNNNNNNNNNNNNNNNNNNNNNNNNNNNNNNNNNNNNNNNNNNNNNNNNNNNNNNNNNNNNNNNNNNNNNNNNNNNNNNNNNNNNNNNNNNNNNNNNNNNNNNNNNNNNNNNNNNNNNNNNNNNNNNNNNNNNNNNNNNNNNNNNNNNNNNNNNNNNNNNNNNNNNNNNNNNNNNNNNNNNNNNNNNNNNNNNNNNNNNNNNNNNNNNNNNNNNNNNNNNNNNNNNNNNNNNNNNNNNNNNNNNNNNNNNNNNNNNNNNNNNNNNNNNNNNNNNNNNNNNNNNNNNNNNNNNNNNNNNNNNNNNNNNNNNNNNNNNNNNNNNNNNNNNNNNNNNNNNNNNNNNNNNNNNNNNNNNNNNNNNNNNNNNNNNNNNNNNNNNNNNNNNNNNNNNNNNNNNNNNNNNNNNNNNNNNNNNNNNNNNNNNNNNNNNNNNNNNNNNNNNNNNNNNNNNNNNNNNNNNNNNNNNNNNNNNNNNNNNNNNNNNNNNNNNNNNNNNNNNNNNNNNNNNNNNNNNNNNNNNNNNNNNNNNNNNNNNNNNNNNNNNNNNNNNNNNNNNNNNNNNNNNNNNNNNNNNNNNNNNNNNNNNNNNNNNNNNNNNNNNNNNNNNNNNNNNNNNNNNNNNNNNNNNNNNNNNNNNNNNNNNNNNNNNNNNNNNNNNNNNNNNNNNNNNNNNNNNN
The Prunus dulcis unplaced genomic scaffold, ALMONDv2, whole genome shotgun sequence genome window above contains:
- the LOC117613587 gene encoding uncharacterized protein LOC117613587, producing MPQAFIPELAWFKVMLYVAPQSSEDLFRMASVCPLFHTLANTPQVWNTISMAKYPDHPSWYHANPAVQHFLQQCRACDNPESIFREAFEVFFMQGNVEALYGMRIAATAGHMEAAYLVGLLGMSGIGQSKEDALEFLCSLNQRNNIDMKGTRDALRRRLSRPIVARHILD